A region from the Janthinobacterium agaricidamnosum genome encodes:
- a CDS encoding ADP-ribosylglycohydrolase family protein, whose amino-acid sequence MMASTLHKPTLHKRYLGALLGLACGDAVGTTVEFSPRGSFVPVTGMTGGGPFGLQPGQWTDDTSMALCLAESLVQKGAFDAADQMVRYLNWWQWGYLSSTGTCFDIGGTVRSALASFQETGNPWSGSAAPDTAGNGSLMRLVPVVLFAYPDAEAAMACAADSSRTTHAAPEAVESCQLLAALLCSALAGTAKDALLDSIAFRPAEPKLVELASGSFLAKTEQQIRGTGYCVESLEAALWCFFHTDSLEAAVLRAVNLGEDADTTGAIVGQLAGAYYGAQAIPPLWLDALAMRDDIEELAGKLFERARA is encoded by the coding sequence ATGATGGCGTCAACTTTGCACAAACCAACCTTACACAAGCGCTATCTGGGCGCCTTGCTGGGACTTGCCTGCGGCGATGCCGTCGGCACGACCGTGGAATTTTCTCCACGCGGCAGCTTTGTGCCGGTGACGGGCATGACTGGCGGCGGTCCGTTCGGCTTGCAGCCGGGACAATGGACCGACGATACGTCGATGGCGCTGTGCCTGGCCGAAAGCCTGGTCCAGAAGGGGGCGTTCGATGCGGCGGACCAGATGGTGCGGTACTTGAACTGGTGGCAATGGGGCTACCTGAGTTCCACCGGCACCTGCTTCGATATCGGCGGCACGGTAAGGAGCGCGCTGGCCAGTTTCCAGGAGACGGGCAATCCCTGGAGCGGCTCCGCCGCGCCTGACACGGCGGGCAATGGGTCGCTCATGCGCCTGGTCCCCGTCGTGCTGTTTGCCTATCCCGATGCCGAAGCGGCCATGGCCTGCGCCGCCGACAGTTCCCGCACCACTCACGCGGCGCCGGAAGCCGTCGAAAGCTGCCAGCTGCTCGCCGCCTTGCTGTGCAGCGCGCTGGCGGGCACGGCGAAAGACGCGCTGCTGGACAGCATTGCGTTCCGGCCTGCGGAACCGAAGCTGGTGGAGCTGGCCAGCGGCAGTTTCCTCGCCAAGACGGAGCAGCAGATACGCGGCACCGGTTATTGCGTGGAATCGCTGGAAGCGGCGCTCTGGTGCTTCTTCCATACCGACTCACTGGAAGCGGCGGTATTGCGCGCTGTCAATCTGGGCGAAGATGCCGATACGACCGGCGCCATCGTCGGCCAGCTTGCCGGCGCCTATTATGGCGCCCAGGCGATTCCCCCGCTATGGCTGGATGCGCTGGCCATGCGCGACGATATCGAAGAACTGGCGGGCAAATTGTTCGAGCGGGCCCGGGCCTAG
- a CDS encoding DNA-binding protein, with protein MAKVSAEQINAAMEAMAGEGQAITVRALRERLGNGACLGTISKLLQRRKAGAQRQIAAAAELSPVLQQAILDYVGQELSASHSAHEAEMNDNQQELMDLASENERQQELLDLQAGELETLREELERERQVANQARTDLAKAQLRLEGLPRLEEAAEQARMDLAKAQFKLEGIPRLEEAAEAARAELIQAQLKLESLTRVETELAAARLELEAEREELGETRAELDEERTLRIKAQQFIVDPIFKTPV; from the coding sequence ATGGCAAAAGTAAGCGCGGAACAGATCAATGCGGCAATGGAAGCGATGGCGGGTGAAGGCCAGGCCATCACGGTGCGCGCCTTGCGCGAACGGCTGGGCAACGGCGCCTGCCTGGGTACCATCAGCAAGCTCTTGCAGCGTCGCAAGGCGGGCGCGCAGCGCCAGATCGCTGCCGCCGCCGAACTGTCGCCCGTGCTGCAGCAAGCCATCCTCGATTATGTAGGGCAGGAATTAAGCGCCAGCCACAGCGCGCATGAAGCCGAGATGAACGACAATCAACAGGAATTGATGGACCTGGCCAGTGAGAACGAGCGCCAGCAAGAGTTGCTCGACCTGCAGGCGGGCGAGCTGGAAACCTTGCGCGAGGAACTCGAGCGCGAGCGGCAGGTGGCGAATCAGGCTAGAACGGACCTGGCCAAGGCGCAGCTGCGCCTGGAAGGCTTGCCGCGCCTGGAAGAGGCGGCCGAACAGGCGCGCATGGACCTGGCCAAGGCGCAATTCAAGCTCGAGGGAATACCGCGCCTGGAAGAGGCTGCCGAAGCGGCGCGCGCGGAACTGATCCAGGCCCAGCTGAAGCTGGAAAGCCTGACGCGCGTGGAAACGGAACTGGCGGCCGCCCGCCTGGAACTGGAAGCGGAACGCGAAGAGCTGGGCGAAACGCGCGCCGAGCTGGACGAAGAACGCACCTTGCGCATCAAGGCGCAGCAGTTTATCGTCGATCCGATCTTCAAAACACCTGTCTGA
- a CDS encoding CocE/NonD family hydrolase has protein sequence MRVSSPVRLTGLAFVISSLFAVPAMAQTPPMTPDIGAKLVLPDMNDYVKRVVMIPMRDGVKLYTVIVVPKDAKRAPIMLTRTPYNAARRAQRATSASMLATLPQGDDTLVENGYIRVFQDVRGKHGSEGDYVMTRPVRGPLNNTKVDNVTDAWDTIEWLSKNIPESNGKVGMLGSSYEGHTVLMALVDPHPALKVAIPMSAMVDGWRGDDWFHNGAFRMPSLSYLAWQTSVRGSGEAPVLGVYDDYDAYLRIGSAGDFAKKFGIDKLTYTKKLFEHPAYDSYWQEQALDKILAKRPLIVPTMHVVGQWDQEDIYGPYATYAAMEGRDKHNNLNYLAIGPWRHSGVNYDGSSLGALKFDGDTARQFREKVMQPFLNQYLKDGAPEANTAPVVSYQSGTNQWQRLQQWPLACETCDTKLTPIYLQDGSRLGFAAPSGAADAAQGAFDEYVADPAKPVPFVPRPVRLGDADVWKPWLVSDQRGYADRTDVLSYVSEPLKTAVRIAGAPMVNLFAATSGTDADWVVKLIDVYPDEVPSQPAMGGYQLGVAMDIFRGRYRDSFEHPTPIPAGKVERYRFALPNANHVFLPGHRIAVQVQSSWFPLYDRNPQNYVPNIFLADPGHYRKATQRVYHAAGAASAIELPIAPLDAR, from the coding sequence ATGCGCGTGTCGTCCCCCGTCCGGCTCACCGGCCTGGCTTTTGTTATCAGTTCCTTGTTTGCAGTACCGGCGATGGCGCAAACGCCGCCGATGACGCCCGATATCGGTGCCAAGCTGGTGCTGCCCGATATGAATGATTACGTCAAGCGCGTGGTGATGATCCCCATGCGCGACGGCGTCAAGCTGTACACGGTGATCGTCGTGCCGAAAGACGCCAAGCGGGCGCCGATCATGCTCACGCGCACGCCGTACAACGCAGCGCGCCGCGCGCAGCGCGCCACCAGCGCCAGCATGCTGGCCACCTTGCCGCAGGGCGACGACACCCTGGTGGAAAACGGCTACATCCGCGTATTCCAGGACGTGCGCGGCAAGCATGGCTCGGAAGGCGATTACGTGATGACGCGCCCCGTGCGCGGCCCGCTGAACAATACCAAGGTCGATAACGTGACCGATGCGTGGGACACCATCGAGTGGCTGTCGAAAAATATTCCGGAAAGCAATGGCAAAGTGGGCATGCTCGGTTCCTCATATGAGGGACATACGGTGCTGATGGCCCTGGTCGATCCGCATCCGGCGCTGAAGGTGGCCATTCCCATGAGCGCCATGGTCGACGGCTGGCGCGGCGACGACTGGTTCCACAACGGCGCCTTCCGCATGCCGAGCTTGTCTTACCTGGCGTGGCAGACGAGCGTGCGCGGCAGCGGTGAGGCGCCCGTGCTGGGCGTCTACGACGACTACGACGCGTATCTGCGCATCGGCTCGGCCGGTGATTTTGCGAAGAAATTTGGCATCGACAAGCTGACCTATACGAAAAAGCTGTTCGAACACCCGGCCTACGACAGTTACTGGCAGGAACAGGCGCTCGATAAAATCCTGGCCAAGCGTCCGCTGATCGTGCCCACCATGCACGTGGTGGGGCAGTGGGACCAGGAAGACATCTATGGCCCCTACGCCACCTACGCGGCGATGGAAGGGCGTGACAAGCACAACAACCTCAATTACCTGGCCATCGGCCCGTGGCGTCACAGCGGCGTCAACTATGACGGCTCCAGCCTGGGCGCCTTGAAGTTTGACGGCGATACGGCGCGCCAGTTCCGCGAAAAAGTCATGCAGCCATTCCTCAATCAATACCTGAAGGATGGTGCGCCGGAAGCGAACACGGCGCCCGTCGTGTCCTACCAGAGCGGCACGAATCAGTGGCAGCGCCTGCAGCAGTGGCCGCTGGCTTGCGAGACCTGCGACACGAAATTGACGCCGATCTACCTGCAGGACGGTTCCAGGCTGGGCTTTGCGGCGCCATCGGGCGCTGCGGATGCGGCGCAAGGCGCGTTCGACGAATACGTGGCCGATCCCGCCAAACCCGTGCCTTTCGTGCCCCGTCCCGTGCGCCTCGGCGATGCCGACGTGTGGAAACCATGGCTGGTCAGCGACCAGCGCGGCTATGCGGACCGCACGGACGTGCTCAGCTATGTTTCGGAACCGTTGAAAACGGCCGTGCGCATCGCCGGCGCGCCGATGGTCAACCTGTTCGCGGCCACCAGCGGCACGGATGCCGACTGGGTGGTGAAACTGATCGACGTGTATCCGGACGAAGTACCGTCGCAGCCGGCCATGGGCGGCTACCAGCTGGGCGTGGCCATGGATATCTTCCGCGGCCGTTACCGCGACAGCTTCGAGCACCCGACACCGATACCGGCGGGCAAAGTGGAGCGCTACCGCTTCGCCTTGCCGAACGCGAATCATGTCTTCCTGCCCGGTCACCGCATTGCCGTGCAAGTACAGTCGAGCTGGTTCCCGCTGTACGACCGCAACCCGCAAAACTACGTGCCGAACATCTTCCTGGCCGACCCGGGCCATTATAGAAAGGCGACGCAGCGCGTGTACCACGCGGCAGGGGCGGCCAGCGCCATCGAGTTGCCGATCGCGCCGCTCGACGCCCGCTAG
- a CDS encoding pyridoxal-dependent decarboxylase produces the protein MTETPIEQLLQQHFSIDALQQEPAPLQQALRMLGGWLAAERAEPYPHTPYAELLTQLSDTCLPAHGMPVAQFLQELDTTVLANTAQLNHPQYIGHMTQALPWISVLAEAFTATLNQNQVKIETAYVSTLIEKQILGWLHRQVYQQPDADYAQAMAATSGALGNVVNGGTMGNLTALAVALEKQLPGTRKRGLFAAMQDSSYAGLAVIGSARSHYSVKKALATLGLGENALHLVAVDRDNRIDVTALEATIADLKSRNIKVVAMIGIAGTTETGAIDPLAAMAAIAARESIWFHVDAAWGGALLIAEQYRPLYDGIALADSVVIDGHKLLWVPMAQSMVLFKDGASLNLLKHNANYILRDNSGDLGQTSLEGSRRFDALKLWTSFKVLGVSGYTTLLQQAATLSGQLQDLLADQQDFELVTRSDTFILTYRYVPAPLRQRMDSLLAGGQVEAATELNKQLNTLNAKLQNRQKAQGHSFVSRTVLESTRYPGPTNVLRVVMTNVKTRPHHLRAILAEQRAIGQALVAELGL, from the coding sequence ATGACCGAGACCCCTATCGAACAGCTGCTGCAGCAGCATTTTTCCATCGATGCGCTGCAACAGGAGCCTGCGCCCCTGCAGCAGGCGCTGCGCATGCTGGGCGGCTGGCTGGCCGCCGAACGCGCCGAACCGTATCCGCACACGCCGTACGCGGAATTGCTGACGCAGCTGTCCGACACTTGCCTGCCCGCGCATGGCATGCCCGTGGCGCAATTCCTGCAGGAGCTCGACACCACCGTGCTGGCCAATACGGCCCAGCTGAACCATCCGCAATACATCGGCCACATGACGCAGGCCTTGCCCTGGATCAGCGTGCTGGCTGAAGCGTTTACGGCAACCCTGAACCAGAACCAGGTCAAGATCGAGACGGCGTATGTGTCGACCCTGATCGAAAAACAGATCCTGGGCTGGCTGCACCGCCAGGTGTACCAGCAGCCGGACGCCGACTACGCGCAGGCCATGGCCGCCACCAGCGGCGCGCTGGGCAATGTCGTCAATGGCGGCACCATGGGCAATTTGACGGCCCTGGCCGTGGCGCTGGAAAAACAATTGCCCGGCACGCGCAAACGCGGCCTGTTTGCCGCCATGCAGGATTCTAGCTACGCGGGACTGGCCGTGATCGGTTCGGCCCGCAGCCATTATTCCGTGAAAAAGGCGCTGGCGACTTTGGGCCTCGGCGAAAACGCCCTGCACCTGGTGGCCGTCGACCGCGACAACCGCATCGACGTCACCGCGCTGGAAGCGACGATTGCCGATTTGAAATCGCGCAATATCAAGGTCGTCGCCATGATCGGCATCGCCGGCACGACGGAAACGGGCGCCATCGACCCGCTGGCCGCCATGGCGGCCATTGCCGCGCGCGAGTCCATCTGGTTCCACGTGGATGCGGCCTGGGGCGGCGCGCTCTTGATCGCGGAACAGTACCGCCCCCTCTACGACGGCATCGCCCTGGCCGACTCCGTCGTCATCGACGGGCATAAATTGCTGTGGGTGCCGATGGCGCAAAGCATGGTGCTGTTCAAGGATGGCGCCAGCCTGAACCTGCTGAAGCACAACGCCAACTACATCTTGCGCGATAACTCGGGCGACCTGGGCCAGACCTCGCTGGAAGGCTCGCGCCGCTTCGACGCCTTGAAACTGTGGACCTCGTTCAAGGTGCTGGGCGTGTCCGGCTACACGACCTTGCTGCAGCAGGCGGCCACCCTGTCCGGCCAGTTGCAGGACTTGTTGGCCGACCAGCAGGATTTCGAACTCGTCACGCGCTCCGACACCTTCATTCTCACCTACCGCTACGTGCCCGCGCCCTTGCGCCAGCGCATGGACAGCTTGCTGGCCGGCGGACAGGTCGAGGCGGCGACCGAGCTGAACAAGCAACTGAACACCTTGAACGCCAAGCTGCAAAACCGCCAAAAGGCGCAAGGCCACAGTTTTGTGTCGCGCACGGTCCTGGAATCGACGCGCTACCCTGGCCCGACGAATGTATTGCGCGTGGTCATGACGAACGTCAAGACGCGCCCCCACCACCTGCGCGCCATTTTGGCCGAACAGCGGGCCATCGGCCAGGCGCTGGTGGCGGAACTGGGCCTGTAA
- a CDS encoding voltage-gated chloride channel family protein: protein MHRLSALTDLLQHLLKWLLLAFVVAVLAGTASAGFLFALEWATATRLAHAWLIWLLPVAGFAVGWLYLRYGSSVEGGANLLIDEIHDPKKIIPLRMAPLVLGATVISHLFGASVGREGTAVQMGGALADQLTRMFRLNNEDRRIILMAGISAGFASVFGTPLAGAIFGLEVLAIGRLRYEAMLPCLAAAVIADQVGLLWGVQHTHYAVPLIPALSAWTLSAMVIAGVLFGVTGKLFAQATHGLSGLMKRKIAYAPLRPLIGGLAVAVAVWLLGTDKYIGLGIPTIVDALKEPLPAWDFLGKMAFTIVSLGTGFKGGEVTPLFFIGATLGNALGPLLHQPVALLAAIGFVAVFAGAANTPIASTLMAMELFGAEIGVYAAIACVVAYLFSGHAGIYRAQRGGHAKRSAHQDLEP from the coding sequence ATGCACCGCCTGAGCGCCCTCACCGATCTGCTGCAGCATCTGTTGAAATGGCTGCTGCTGGCCTTTGTCGTGGCCGTGCTGGCTGGCACCGCCTCGGCCGGTTTCCTGTTCGCCCTTGAATGGGCAACCGCGACGCGCCTGGCGCACGCCTGGCTGATCTGGCTGCTGCCCGTGGCGGGCTTTGCCGTCGGCTGGCTATATCTGCGCTACGGCAGCAGTGTCGAGGGCGGCGCGAATCTGCTCATCGATGAAATCCACGATCCGAAAAAAATCATTCCGCTGCGCATGGCGCCGCTGGTGCTGGGCGCCACCGTCATCTCGCATCTGTTCGGCGCCTCCGTCGGACGCGAAGGCACGGCCGTGCAGATGGGCGGCGCGCTGGCCGACCAGCTCACGCGCATGTTTCGCCTGAACAATGAAGACCGCCGCATCATCCTGATGGCCGGCATCAGCGCCGGCTTTGCCTCCGTCTTCGGCACGCCGCTGGCCGGCGCCATCTTCGGCCTGGAAGTGCTGGCCATCGGCCGCTTGCGCTACGAAGCCATGCTGCCCTGCCTGGCCGCCGCCGTCATCGCCGACCAGGTAGGCTTGCTGTGGGGCGTTCAGCATACGCATTACGCCGTGCCCTTGATCCCCGCCCTCTCCGCCTGGACTTTATCCGCCATGGTCATCGCGGGCGTGCTGTTCGGCGTGACCGGTAAACTGTTTGCGCAAGCCACGCACGGCTTGAGCGGCTTGATGAAGCGCAAAATTGCCTACGCCCCGCTGCGCCCGCTGATAGGCGGCCTCGCCGTCGCCGTCGCCGTGTGGCTGCTGGGCACCGACAAATATATCGGCCTGGGCATCCCCACCATCGTTGACGCCCTGAAGGAACCGCTGCCCGCCTGGGATTTCCTCGGCAAGATGGCGTTTACCATCGTCTCGCTGGGCACCGGTTTCAAGGGCGGTGAAGTCACGCCATTGTTCTTCATCGGCGCGACCCTGGGCAATGCGCTGGGGCCGCTGCTGCACCAGCCCGTCGCCTTGCTGGCCGCCATCGGCTTCGTCGCCGTGTTCGCGGGCGCCGCCAACACGCCGATCGCCTCGACCCTGATGGCGATGGAGCTGTTCGGCGCCGAGATCGGCGTGTACGCAGCCATCGCCTGCGTCGTGGCCTACCTGTTTTCCGGCCACGCTGGCATTTACCGGGCGCAGCGGGGCGGACATGCCAAGCGCAGCGCCCACCAGGATCTTGAACCATGA
- a CDS encoding cupin-like domain-containing protein, with product MSVEKEVPLPLAAAPIAPRALPPRPPAEFSSPEAALARKLAREDKDAQVRGVTSIDAMREAIKRAARDLPAITEVPRLAMLDAAAFRARAALGLPFLMRGLVRRWPLSALGPEVLRERFSHVPVRARVGDYINTAFAADRAMQDMSMGQYLDMVEEGAHALPPYLGNLELRELNRLCHWPTYFDKMGPPRFWVGPAGTVTPLHCDYDDNIFAQVWGRKRIFLSPPHHDAFLYPSEANAILFGSPFDPEAPDFQRFPLASQATMIDCIVEPGDMLYVPAGWYHQVRALTFSLSSNRWARAMPLALHGDTALRRSEA from the coding sequence ATGTCTGTAGAAAAAGAAGTGCCGCTCCCGCTTGCGGCCGCCCCCATCGCGCCGCGCGCGCTGCCGCCCCGGCCGCCAGCCGAATTCAGCTCGCCCGAAGCGGCCCTGGCACGCAAGCTGGCGCGCGAAGACAAGGATGCGCAGGTGCGCGGCGTTACGTCCATCGATGCCATGCGCGAGGCCATCAAGCGGGCGGCGCGTGACTTGCCCGCCATTACCGAAGTGCCGCGCCTGGCCATGCTGGACGCCGCCGCCTTCCGTGCGCGCGCCGCGCTGGGCTTGCCCTTCCTGATGCGCGGGCTGGTGCGGCGCTGGCCTTTGTCGGCATTGGGGCCAGAGGTCTTGCGCGAACGGTTCAGCCACGTGCCCGTGCGCGCGCGGGTGGGCGACTATATCAACACGGCGTTCGCGGCCGACCGCGCCATGCAGGACATGTCGATGGGGCAATATCTGGATATGGTGGAAGAAGGGGCGCACGCGTTGCCGCCGTACCTGGGCAACCTGGAATTGCGCGAGCTGAACCGTCTGTGCCACTGGCCCACGTATTTCGACAAGATGGGCCCGCCGCGCTTCTGGGTGGGGCCGGCCGGCACGGTGACGCCCCTGCATTGCGATTACGACGACAATATCTTCGCGCAAGTGTGGGGCCGCAAGCGCATCTTCCTGTCGCCGCCGCACCACGACGCCTTCCTGTATCCCAGCGAAGCGAACGCCATCCTGTTCGGTTCGCCCTTCGACCCGGAAGCGCCCGATTTCCAGCGCTTCCCCCTGGCAAGCCAGGCGACCATGATCGATTGCATCGTCGAGCCGGGCGACATGCTGTACGTGCCCGCCGGCTGGTACCATCAGGTGCGCGCGCTGACGTTTTCGCTGTCGTCTAACCGCTGGGCCAGGGCCATGCCGCTGGCCTTGCATGGAGATACGGCGCTGCGGCGTAGCGAGGCCTGA
- the trpS gene encoding tryptophan--tRNA ligase encodes MSLPNTPDTQDQNDAPAAPLSPAAIASQSVILTGDRPTGPLHLGHYVGSLRDRVRYQNSYKQFIMLADAQALTDNMEDIDKVHRNVVEVALDYLAVGIDPSKTTVFIQSQIPELAELTFYYLNIVTVARLERNPTVKEEIRLRGFERDIPAGFLTYPASQAADITAFKAGVVPVGEDQIPMIEQTNEIVRRFNRMYNREVLMECKALVPDIGRLPGIDGKAKMSKSLGNTINLGATPAEITAAVKKVYTDPLHLRVEDPGHLEGNIAFTYLDAFDPEKAALAEMKAHYVRGGLGDSIVKKRLDVVLQEMLAPIRARREEFAKDKGQVIQMLKEGTFKAREVAARTADEVKSALGLNYF; translated from the coding sequence ATGAGCTTGCCTAACACCCCAGATACCCAAGACCAGAACGACGCACCGGCAGCACCGCTGTCGCCCGCTGCCATCGCTTCGCAATCCGTGATCCTGACGGGCGACCGCCCGACCGGCCCCCTGCACCTGGGTCACTACGTGGGCAGCCTGCGCGACCGCGTCCGCTACCAGAACAGCTACAAGCAATTCATCATGCTGGCCGACGCGCAAGCGCTGACGGACAATATGGAAGACATCGACAAGGTGCACCGCAATGTCGTCGAAGTGGCGCTCGACTACCTCGCCGTCGGCATCGACCCGAGCAAGACCACGGTCTTCATCCAGTCGCAGATCCCGGAACTGGCCGAGCTGACCTTTTACTACCTGAACATCGTCACCGTGGCGCGCCTCGAGCGCAATCCCACCGTCAAGGAAGAAATCCGCCTGCGCGGCTTCGAGCGCGACATTCCAGCCGGTTTCTTGACCTACCCGGCCAGCCAGGCGGCCGACATCACGGCCTTCAAGGCGGGCGTGGTGCCCGTGGGCGAAGACCAGATCCCCATGATCGAGCAAACGAATGAAATCGTGCGCCGTTTCAACCGCATGTACAACCGCGAAGTGCTGATGGAATGCAAGGCGCTGGTGCCGGACATCGGCCGCCTGCCCGGCATCGACGGCAAGGCGAAGATGAGCAAGTCGCTGGGCAACACCATCAACCTGGGCGCGACCCCGGCCGAAATCACGGCTGCCGTGAAAAAAGTTTATACGGACCCGCTGCACCTGCGCGTGGAAGACCCGGGCCACCTGGAAGGCAACATCGCGTTTACTTACCTGGACGCGTTCGATCCGGAAAAAGCGGCACTGGCCGAAATGAAAGCCCATTACGTGCGCGGCGGCCTGGGCGACAGCATCGTCAAGAAGCGCCTGGATGTGGTCTTGCAGGAAATGCTGGCGCCGATCCGCGCCCGCCGCGAAGAGTTCGCCAAAGACAAGGGCCAGGTCATCCAGATGCTCAAGGAAGGCACCTTCAAGGCGCGCGAAGTGGCGGCCCGCACGGCCGACGAAGTCAAGTCGGCGCTGGGCCTCAACTACTTCTGA
- a CDS encoding class I SAM-dependent methyltransferase, protein MTQNIYDNDAFFTAYSQLPRSIGGLDSAPEWPALRAMLPDVQGMQVLDLGCGYGWFCRWAAEQGAARVLGVDVSEKMLAQAGGMGEHAAVSYARLDLEQLALPPAGYDLIYSSLAFHYIADFATLLAAIRHGLRPGGKLVFSIEHPIFMAPRQPGWLTDGQGRKRWPVDSYQQQGPRVSDWLAPGVIKQHRTLGTTINALLQAGFQLEHVEEWGPSDEQVAQQPALAEERERPMLLLVGCSLR, encoded by the coding sequence ATGACCCAAAATATCTACGACAACGACGCCTTTTTCACGGCCTACAGCCAGCTGCCCCGCTCCATCGGCGGCCTCGACAGCGCGCCCGAATGGCCGGCCCTGCGCGCCATGCTGCCAGACGTACAAGGCATGCAAGTACTCGACCTGGGTTGCGGCTATGGCTGGTTCTGCCGCTGGGCGGCAGAACAGGGAGCGGCGCGGGTATTGGGCGTGGACGTGTCGGAAAAGATGCTGGCGCAGGCGGGCGGCATGGGAGAACATGCGGCTGTCAGCTATGCCCGGCTTGATCTGGAACAACTGGCCTTGCCGCCAGCCGGCTACGACCTGATCTACAGCTCGCTCGCCTTCCACTACATCGCGGATTTCGCCACCTTGCTGGCCGCCATCCGCCACGGCTTGAGGCCGGGCGGCAAGCTGGTATTTTCCATCGAGCACCCGATTTTCATGGCGCCGCGCCAGCCGGGCTGGCTGACGGATGGACAGGGCCGCAAGCGCTGGCCCGTCGACAGCTACCAGCAGCAAGGTCCGCGCGTGTCGGACTGGCTGGCGCCTGGCGTGATCAAGCAGCACCGCACCCTGGGCACGACCATCAATGCACTGCTGCAAGCGGGTTTCCAGCTGGAGCATGTGGAAGAATGGGGGCCGAGCGACGAACAGGTGGCGCAGCAGCCGGCCCTGGCGGAAGAGCGCGAGCGGCCGATGCTGCTGCTGGTGGGCTGCAGCCTGCGCTAG
- a CDS encoding DMT family transporter: protein MSGFVVAVVLFAALLHASWNAIVKSGKDTFLTTVLVSAGAALISLAILPFVDAPAPASWPYVAASAVAQLAYYSLLAAAYKAGDMSHAYPLMRGSAPLIVALASWPLIGERLSSMQMGAIACICAGILGLYIAARGPATAIAAKNTGRATAFALGNACVIASYTLIDGIGVRLSGAPAAYTMWIFVLNGTGLLLWTVLRRRAGLLAYAQTQWRLAALGGFGTLASYGLALWAMTQAPVAAIAALRETSILFAIAIAALFLREKISPRRYVAIGLIAAGAVLMRIA from the coding sequence ATGTCCGGTTTCGTCGTCGCCGTCGTCCTGTTTGCCGCCCTGCTGCATGCCAGCTGGAATGCCATCGTCAAGTCGGGCAAGGATACCTTCCTCACGACCGTGCTCGTCTCCGCTGGCGCGGCCCTGATCTCGCTGGCAATCCTGCCCTTCGTCGATGCTCCCGCGCCCGCCAGCTGGCCCTACGTGGCCGCCTCGGCCGTGGCGCAGCTTGCCTATTATTCTCTGCTGGCGGCCGCCTACAAGGCGGGCGACATGAGCCACGCCTACCCGCTGATGCGCGGCAGCGCCCCGCTGATCGTGGCGCTGGCCAGCTGGCCGCTGATCGGCGAACGCCTGTCTTCCATGCAAATGGGCGCCATCGCCTGCATCTGCGCGGGCATCCTCGGCCTGTATATTGCCGCGCGCGGGCCCGCCACGGCCATCGCCGCGAAAAACACGGGACGCGCCACCGCCTTTGCACTGGGCAACGCCTGCGTCATCGCCAGCTATACCCTGATCGACGGCATCGGCGTGCGCCTGTCCGGCGCGCCGGCCGCCTACACGATGTGGATTTTCGTCTTGAACGGAACCGGGCTGCTGCTGTGGACGGTGCTGCGCCGCCGCGCCGGCCTGCTTGCCTATGCGCAAACGCAATGGCGTTTGGCCGCGCTCGGCGGTTTCGGCACCCTGGCCTCGTATGGACTGGCCCTGTGGGCCATGACGCAGGCGCCCGTAGCCGCCATCGCGGCCCTGCGCGAAACGTCGATCCTGTTCGCCATCGCCATTGCGGCCCTGTTCCTGCGCGAAAAAATCAGCCCCCGCCGCTATGTGGCCATCGGCCTGATCGCGGCGGGAGCAGTCTTGATGCGCATCGCCTAG